From Drosophila santomea strain STO CAGO 1482 chromosome 2R, Prin_Dsan_1.1, whole genome shotgun sequence:
CAATTGAATATGTGTAAGTTGCATCTGAACCATCTCCGTTGAAACATCAACTAATAACATCTTTCATTTGTGCTTTGCAGATGGATTCCACAAGATCACCTCTATTGACAACGGTGGATTGCGTTTTGATCGCGACGAGATTGAATTTTCACATCCATTTTTCAAACGCAACTCGCCCTTTCTCTTGGACCAAATCAAAAGGAAGATATCGAACAACAAAAATGGCGACGACAAGAGTGTGCTGAAGCAGGAGGCCGTGTCTAAGATCCTCAGCGATGTTAAGGTCATGCGGGGTCGTCAGGACAATCTGGACTCGCGCTTCTCAGCCATGAAACAGGAGAACGAGGTGCTATGGCGTGAGATAGCCAGCCTGCGCCAAAAGCATGCGAAACAGCAACAGATAGTCAACAAACTGATTCAGTTCCTAATATCCATCGTGCAACCGTCGCGCAACATGTCCGGCGTGAAGCGCCACATGCAGTTGATGATCAACGATACGCCGGAAATCGATCGAGCACGCACCACCAGCGAGACGGAGAGCGAGGGTGGCGGCGGTCCGGTTATCCACGAGCTTAGCGAGGAGCTTCTTGATGAGGTGATGAATCCATCACCGGCTGGCTACACCGCAGCATCACAGTACGACCAAGAGAGTGTCTCTCCGCTGGCCGTTGAGCGTCCGCGATCTAACATAAGCATTAGCTCTCACAACGTCGATTATTCGAATCAGAGTGTGGAGGACTTGCTGCTCCAGGGAAATGGAACCGCTGGCGGTAATCTTCTAGTAGGCGGAGCCACTTCTCCGATGGCCCAAAGTGTTAGTCAATCGCCGTCCCCACACGTTGTCTACACGGTCACCGAGGCACCCGATTCTCATGTCCAGGAAGTGCCAAACAGTCCACCTTATCACGAGGAGCAGAATGTACTCACCACGCCCATGGTgcgggagcaggagcagaagcgTCAGCAGCTTAAGGAGCAGAACAAGCAGCGACGACAGGCGGGCGACAATGTAATTGATGCTGGAGAGATACTCGTTGATAGTTCGTCGCCCAAGACGCAACGGACGAGCAGCCAGCATAGTAGACAACCTGATGTGATGGTCCAGCCAATGATTATCAAGTCTGAGCCGGAAAACAGCTCCGGACTGATGGAGCTAATGACTCCCCCAAACGCAGATCTGTACAATGTCAACTTTATCAGTGAGGATATGCCAACGGATATTTTTGAAGTAAGCTATTTTTAGACCTTTTAATTCTTTAGGTAGTTGCTAACACTTTTCTCCTAACTTCTTAGGATGCCCCGCTTCCTGACGGCGTGTCAGAGGCAGCCAAACTGGACAAACAGCAGAAATTTGGGCAAACGACAGTGAGCAGCGGAAAGTTTGCCAGCAACTTTGATGTGCCTACCAACAGTACTCTGTTGGATGCCAATCAGGCCTCGACATCGAAAGCAGCGGCCAAGGCGCAAGCCTCTGAGGAAGAGGGATTGGCTGTGGCCAAGTACACTGGCGCTGAGAACGGAAGTAACCGAGATCCCAACACCGGTCAACTCCTCAGGATGGCCTCAGTGTTAGTAGACCAGAAGCATTCAAACTCAACTCGGATAAGCCATAATCAAGCGGCTAATTCTTACTGTTGCAGTGACGACCTCCATGGGCACTTGGACAACATGCAAGATGAGTTGGAAACACTAAAGGATCTACTGCGTGGCGATGGGGTGGCCATTGATCAAAACATGCTCATGGGTGTAAGTATCAACATTTAGTAAAAAGTTTTCTTATAAGCTAGCTGTCCGTTTGTCCGACCCGAGGCTGATTTAACGTATATTCTATTTACATGATTAGGCGCCTAGCAGGACGCCCAATTTTCAGTTGCCGGAGGACGAGCTGCTTTTAAAGGTCAGCACAAAACGTCCACATCTGGCCTTCATGTCTGAAAATTCCCCGATCGATCTAACAATGTGGTTGTTTTGTATACTTTACAGCTGTTTAACGACTCTGATCTGATGGACAACTATGGCCTATCGTTTCCCAATGACAGCATGAGCAGTGAAAAGAAAGGTTGGTTCGGCTATCAGTATTAATTTTCCGCTCGAAACTAACAAATTTGCTTTAAGCAGCGCCCAGTGGCTCTGAACTGATTTCCTATCAGCCCATGTATGATCTGTCCGACATCTTGGACACGGACGATGGCAACAAGGATCAGGAGGCCAGCAGGCGCCAGCTGCAGACGCAGAGTTCGGTCTTAAATACGCCACGTCACGAGTTGTAACTTATATTAAGTAGTAGCAGCTCAGCCGTTTAACTGGCgaacaaattgtttttagtGTTTATGGAATTCTTTACACGTTAATTTTCATCACCTACTCTGTCTAACCTATTAGTTGATTCATACAATAGTCACATTAATAATCACTTTAATCATACGAATGATCTGTATATGCCTTATGCActatatatatgatatatagaCTAACCAGTTCTTGTTGTAGAAAGACTCGAAGAATCTGTAAAGAGTACGATTTATTTAGTATCACGGGATTTTGCGGGCCTCGGCTCAGGTAGATGATTTTTGGTTTGCACTAACCGATCGAGTGGAGCGATGGCTGCTCAGATCGTAGACGATTTAAGATCGCACGCTTTAGGTTATACGATTTACACACTCCTTTTATTAATCGAAAATAAACTGTTTAATGCAGCGTTGAgctgcaaatgaaatcaattttttttcattttctttggTGCAATGAAACTCCGTTTTCTGCTACCTTGTTTTgtgcataattttatttgaatcAATGTTGATACAACTGAAGAGATATAGACACATATCGCCTCATCCTAACACAAATTAACCTAGAGCTTAGCCTAGGGATGTACGTAAgtataataatacataaatgaaatgTGGGAGTGTTAGAGTGCGTTGTCTACCACAAAGGTTACTAATCAAGAATTGTACGTATAGAAGGGTGACGTCTTAGCACTCGTCCTTGTATTTGGCGTCCTTCAGAATGCTGGCGAACTCGAACTTGACCCGCTCCCGTTCCGACCTGGGCATACTGCGAAGTGTGTCCACCAACGAGAGGCAGTACAGCTCGATTGGATCGTTGAAGGACGGCGTCACTTGGGTCTGAAGCGGCGCTCTGGAGGCCTTACGCTTGAAGGGATTGGTTAGAAAATCGCTGGGTAACGTGCGTCTGACGGCCGCAGGCTTGTAAATCGGTTCAATGGTCACTTCTCCGTTGGACAGCGAGTGATTGTTGACCGGTTTTTCCtcctgcgcctgctgctgtggGGTATGCACCTCCTGATCATAGCCATTGCCCATTACCACCATGGGCGTTAGCAATGGCGAGGAGGCCGGCGAGCTGGCGTGGTCTTGTTCCTGGCTGTGATTGCTGCTACTGGTGCCGTTCAGTGTCGTGGGCAGGGATAGTTCCGTTTTGGGCTTCCCCATGACCAACTGCAACTCGGGCACAATCTCGTTGTCGTCGCTATTGGAGCCATCGTCGCTGTTGTCCAGCTCGATGATGTCGTAGCCCTCCGAGGCGTCGATCTTCAGGTGCTCCGGATCGGGATAGAAAAAGCTATTGCTGTCGTTGTCACTTCCCCCACCATTCTGTTGAGTCACATAGCTCAGGGATTTCTTCACATTGTAGGTTTGGGCCGTGTTCTGCAGAAAGGACAGATCCTCGGTGAAGCGCCGTTTGCGCACATTCGGATTCGCCTGTCCCGTCTCAATCGCCTTCACCTCCTGCAGATAGTTGTAACGTATGTTCTTCCACTTGGTCTGCAGGAATCGAGCTGTGAACATTGGGCGTAGGAAAAATGGGGTGGTTTCATGGACAGAATCTACGCAGTGGATAAACTGAATAATACTCACAGGAGGCGCCCAGTTCGTTGGCAATCCGATCCCATATGTCCACCCGCACTGGATTACGACGATAGTGCGGATGGCTGACATCGTATATGGCTGGATTGGAGCGCACCAGCTTTATCAGGCGATCGTCTGTCAGCAAGGATTTGTGGGAAAAATCGTTAAAATCTGTTTCGCTTTCTGATTCGGTTTCTACGTTTCTTCGCAGCAGAAACAGCCACCCCTAAGCGCAGAAGACACATCCTTTGGCTTTGGGGGTTGATTCTGCGAGCCCCGGTTACTCAGATTCTGAATCCATTGTGTACCAATTTCTAGCAACCGAGGGAAACTCACCGAACTCGGGTCCTGTGGTCTCGCGCTCCGCGTAGTAGCGCTGCATCTTCTCCGACTTGCTAGTGGTGTCCTGGTTAACGCTCCTCCGGCTCATTTCGTTTCGATTTTCCCAATTGCTTCTGATTGTTTTGCTTCTCAGGTTGCCATTGGCGGCCGCCTTTCCTTCAATTTGTATACGCACTTTTAAGACGGTTCTCGCGATTC
This genomic window contains:
- the LOC120445777 gene encoding heat shock factor protein isoform X3 — its product is MSRRSSAKAVQFKHESEEEEDDEEEQLPSRRMHSYGDAAAIGSGVPAFLAKLWRLVDDADTNRLICWTKDGQSFVIQNQAQFAKELLPLNYKHNNMASFIRQLNMYGFHKITSIDNGGLRFDRDEIEFSHPFFKRNSPFLLDQIKRKISNNKNGDDKSVLKQEAVSKILSDVKVMRGRQDNLDSRFSAMKQENEVLWREIASLRQKHAKQQQIVNKLIQFLISIVQPSRNMSGVKRHMQLMINDTPEIDRARTTSETESEGGGGPVIHELSEELLDEVMNPSPAGYTAASQYDQESVSPLAVERPRSNISISSHNVDYSNQSVEDLLLQGNGTAGGNLLVGGATSPMAQSVSQSPSPHVVYTVTEAPDSHVQEVPNSPPYHEEQNVLTTPMVREQEQKRQQLKEQNKQRRQAGDNVIDAGEILVDSSSPKTQRTSSQHSRQPDVMVQPMIIKSEPENSSGLMELMTPPNADLYNVNFISEDMPTDIFEDAPLPDGVSEAAKLDKQQKFGQTTVSSGKFASNFDVPTNSTLLDANQASTSKAAAKAQASEEEGLAVAKYTGAENGSNRDPNTGQLLRMASVDDLHGHLDNMQDELETLKDLLRGDGVAIDQNMLMGAPSRTPNFQLPEDELLLKLFNDSDLMDNYGLSFPNDSMSSEKKAPSGSELISYQPMYDLSDILDTDDGNKDQEASRRQLQTQSSVLNTPRHEL
- the LOC120445777 gene encoding heat shock factor protein isoform X4, whose product is MSRRSSAKAVQFKHESEEEEDDEEEQLPSRRMHSYGDAAAIGSGVPAFLAKLWRLVDDADTNRLICWTKDGQSFVIQNQAQFAKELLPLNYKHNNMASFIRQLNMYGFHKITSIDNGGLRFDRDEIEFSHPFFKRNSPFLLDQIKRKISNNKNGDDKSVLKQEAVSKILSDVKVMRGRQDNLDSRFSAMKQENEVLWREIASLRQKHAKQQQIVNKLIQFLISIVQPSRNMSGVKRHMQLMINDTPEIDRARTTSETESEGGGGPVIHELSEELLDEVMNPSPAGYTAASQYDQESVSPLAVERPRSNISISSHNVDYSNQSVEDLLLQGNGTAGGNLLVGGATSPMAQSVSQSPSPHVVYTVTEAPDSHVQEVPNSPPYHEEQNVLTTPMVREQEQKRQQLKEQNKQRRQAGDNVIDAGEILVDSSSPKTQRTSSQHSRQPDVMVQPMIIKSEPENSSGLMELMTPPNADLYNVNFISEDMPTDIFEDAPLPDGVSEAAKLDKQQKFGQTTVSSGKFASNFDVPTNSTLLDANQASTSKAAAKAQASEEEGLAVAKYTGAENGSNRDPNTGQLLRMASVDDLHGHLDNMQDELETLKDLLRGDGVAIDQNMLMGLFNDSDLMDNYGLSFPNDSMSSEKKAPSGSELISYQPMYDLSDILDTDDGNKDQEASRRQLQTQSSVLNTPRHEL
- the LOC120445777 gene encoding heat shock factor protein isoform X1 yields the protein MSRRSSAKAVQFKHESEEEEDDEEEQLPSRRMHSYGDAAAIGSGVPAFLAKLWRLVDDADTNRLICWTKDGQSFVIQNQAQFAKELLPLNYKHNNMASFIRQLNMYGFHKITSIDNGGLRFDRDEIEFSHPFFKRNSPFLLDQIKRKISNNKNGDDKSVLKQEAVSKILSDVKVMRGRQDNLDSRFSAMKQENEVLWREIASLRQKHAKQQQIVNKLIQFLISIVQPSRNMSGVKRHMQLMINDTPEIDRARTTSETESEGGGGPVIHELSEELLDEVMNPSPAGYTAASQYDQESVSPLAVERPRSNISISSHNVDYSNQSVEDLLLQGNGTAGGNLLVGGATSPMAQSVSQSPSPHVVYTVTEAPDSHVQEVPNSPPYHEEQNVLTTPMVREQEQKRQQLKEQNKQRRQAGDNVIDAGEILVDSSSPKTQRTSSQHSRQPDVMVQPMIIKSEPENSSGLMELMTPPNADLYNVNFISEDMPTDIFEDAPLPDGVSEAAKLDKQQKFGQTTVSSGKFASNFDVPTNSTLLDANQASTSKAAAKAQASEEEGLAVAKYTGAENGSNRDPNTGQLLRMASVLVDQKHSNSTRISHNQAANSYCCSDDLHGHLDNMQDELETLKDLLRGDGVAIDQNMLMGAPSRTPNFQLPEDELLLKLFNDSDLMDNYGLSFPNDSMSSEKKAPSGSELISYQPMYDLSDILDTDDGNKDQEASRRQLQTQSSVLNTPRHEL
- the LOC120445777 gene encoding heat shock factor protein isoform X2, which produces MSRRSSAKAVQFKHESEEEEDDEEEQLPSRRMHSYGDAAAIGSGVPAFLAKLWRLVDDADTNRLICWTKDGQSFVIQNQAQFAKELLPLNYKHNNMASFIRQLNMYGFHKITSIDNGGLRFDRDEIEFSHPFFKRNSPFLLDQIKRKISNNKNGDDKSVLKQEAVSKILSDVKVMRGRQDNLDSRFSAMKQENEVLWREIASLRQKHAKQQQIVNKLIQFLISIVQPSRNMSGVKRHMQLMINDTPEIDRARTTSETESEGGGGPVIHELSEELLDEVMNPSPAGYTAASQYDQESVSPLAVERPRSNISISSHNVDYSNQSVEDLLLQGNGTAGGNLLVGGATSPMAQSVSQSPSPHVVYTVTEAPDSHVQEVPNSPPYHEEQNVLTTPMVREQEQKRQQLKEQNKQRRQAGDNVIDAGEILVDSSSPKTQRTSSQHSRQPDVMVQPMIIKSEPENSSGLMELMTPPNADLYNVNFISEDMPTDIFEDAPLPDGVSEAAKLDKQQKFGQTTVSSGKFASNFDVPTNSTLLDANQASTSKAAAKAQASEEEGLAVAKYTGAENGSNRDPNTGQLLRMASVLVDQKHSNSTRISHNQAANSYCCSDDLHGHLDNMQDELETLKDLLRGDGVAIDQNMLMGLFNDSDLMDNYGLSFPNDSMSSEKKAPSGSELISYQPMYDLSDILDTDDGNKDQEASRRQLQTQSSVLNTPRHEL
- the LOC120446590 gene encoding uncharacterized protein LOC120446590, whose amino-acid sequence is MSRRSVNQDTTSKSEKMQRYYAERETTGPEFDDRLIKLVRSNPAIYDVSHPHYRRNPVRVDIWDRIANELGASSRFLQTKWKNIRYNYLQEVKAIETGQANPNVRKRRFTEDLSFLQNTAQTYNVKKSLSYVTQQNGGGSDNDSNSFFYPDPEHLKIDASEGYDIIELDNSDDGSNSDDNEIVPELQLVMGKPKTELSLPTTLNGTSSSNHSQEQDHASSPASSPLLTPMVVMGNGYDQEVHTPQQQAQEEKPVNNHSLSNGEVTIEPIYKPAAVRRTLPSDFLTNPFKRKASRAPLQTQVTPSFNDPIELYCLSLVDTLRSMPRSERERVKFEFASILKDAKYKDEC